The Aedes albopictus strain Foshan chromosome 2, AalbF5, whole genome shotgun sequence region CACATGTCGATCCACAACGGTAACGCGCGACTATACAGAAACAAAGACCAACGGAAAATTAAATTTACAGTGTAACATTTGCGAGTGCTGATTTGTTGTGATTTCCTCGGTAGACACGAGAGGCAAAACGGAAAACTGGACGATGTTTTGTAGTGTATACAGTATATATGAGGGGACGAGACGACAACACAAGAAGATTTCGAGTCGAGGCGGCGAGAGAAGCTCACAGACACGGCAGAAGGGTGTACAGTCCTACTTCGAGAGAAAGTCTTTCCTAGCGCGCAGTTGGATTCTCTtggttttcaattttggaattttgagtttttgttttgttgagtTGTTGCTACTTTTATTACTCTTGTTTCAATTTAGTTTATTAGTTGTAGTATGTTTCCTTCGTTATGGTTAGAATTATAAATATTACTGATTTTCACATAAAAAATATACAGAGCGTCAGATTTAGGAAATCACGTTGCATATCTggaagaaaaataaaacaaaaagagGTAGGTCAGATGATAAACTATTTAACAATTACAACATTACTGCAAAAGGCATTCAAATAAACAACTCGTTTTTCGGGAGATAAGTGCTATTGTTGCTACTTTTGAGAGATGGAAAAGTATACACGAGCCGCCttcccaaggaacaattcaaagtcataaataagcatgcatgtcgaactattgctggtttataacattcgcagctgaacaaaaccaaatgctgaaaAGATGCTATTTTcattgtaaataagccaaaatgcaacatttggcacgtatgtgaacagcaatttaaGTATAAGCTTAACAAgcgtcagcaatttttgtttgttcgatttgcccttactagctttaatataagctgaagaacTTTTTCCTACGCGTTAAAAAGCTTTTGTTCCACAGTTTCCGAAAGCTGATTATTGTAgtctacataagttgaacaaatgcttttgatgtttaatacttcagctattgtggaAACGTTCAATAATTGTTTAACAGTAAGCTGAATAAACGGAtttaatttgattgatttgtctttatttgagagactttcagcccttggctggttcgtctaggTAAACGGATTTAagatttatttgttcgattatcacttttcgattgaacaacagatcAAATTGATTATAATAGAACAGTACTGGAACGTTCCTCATTATGAAATATTTATtgattttcgaatgagtgtaatcagttttgtaccactggataactgacactgaggaagattacaagtggtagtcgaaatacgcgtatctgtcaaaggataagtaatatgggcggaattaaaaggtacaaaactgattacactcattcgaagagggtattctgcttagagggttcgaaaagtcggtacaagatatgtattgatgtttgttgcacaccaatgcgaaatattcgaaacatttgctaattttcgtagcaatttcaaagttgtagttatcttcacaactttttttaaataaacctTTCATAAATCTGAATATTGATCTTTCATAGCTTTGTGAAAATGTTTCAATCTCAGCAAGCAACttaccaattccaggatggcgtagtcggTAAAGCATGCGACGAGTGATTGGGAGTTCACGAGTTTAAATCCCAagtttagaaatttttagaagatgcgacaaataaacatgattggacaataattgcacctcgcacttcaatttgtttttgttttcgcagcaggttattatagctgaatacaagctgatataacacagattacttcctactgtaaagcctgtatcgcgcttgcagaaaagattgctgaataacttctccacttttgtttgaacaacgcctgattacaagctgtgatgaaatgATGTTAAACTGTAATTCTATTAAATGTgcaataaaaatgtcattgcaatgttgattaaatgagtgattgttccttgggtTGGCGGTATGTAGCTACCATcaaatatattaaatttaaaatcttTGCTACCATGATCAGGCCCGAGAATTTCGGGAAAtcaggaaaaatatctgaaactcaACAAAAGTGGAAAgtcggaaaattttcaagaattgccGGAAATTCTCAACTTAAGCAACTTACAGAAATTAAATAAAGCTGTTCATCAAAATTCAtcaaattattcttggcttctaATCTCTAATCTTCTAATTTCTCAGTTCAGGAATGTATTACTACATCTATCGTCGTCTTAGttctgttctgttagttttcacccaagaaaggtttatggggcaaaaaacatggaaaaattgagagtttttgaaaatcgatcttccatacattgtgACCGGGGAATTGGTCATGGAtaaaaacttgaaacgtcaaaaaacgatgtaggcaagacaaagtttgtcgggtacagctagttttccaTTATTCTTTAAAAAAGGATTcacaattctccaggaattaacccCGAAATGTTTATGGGAATACTTTTTTGGTTTCTTTTATCAACAATCTTCCAAACATTGCACCACAAAAACCTTTGACAATTGCAGTAGAATTACCACTTGATATTCTATCATACTATGTAGTAAATGTCGTCAAAAtatttaaagacactacaccgtcttcgaccagaGGTTGCACAAACTGAACAATCATCACAAACATGGGACAACGGACAACAAACGAAACACTTATTGGTCAAGTGGAGAATGTTCCGTTTGACGACAAGTTTTCAGACTGCAGCTACCGCTacccgcacggccacgaagtctGAAGtatgtttacatacatttttacagactgcagatttttttttatttctattaaACTCATCAATACCATTTTCaataaagggctgtttgcagttcagaaggaatttctcggcctatcttgatgcatgggaaattgcttgcccgaatcgcccaagaaaccgtttttcttccatcACAGTACgctgttgcgaagaaatgacaattcaaatggcagtcaccgtagaaagtttctgccaggaatcgctcaagaagtttcttgagcgattccttttgaactcgaaactgcgcttaacaTTTGAACAGTTCGTCCaagaattcacgaaaaaaaaagttggcCCAAGAACACTTGTaatgatttttttgcaatttctcatcgtaatagtaAAACAGCCTAATCTGAcgcacgcaaatctgacaggaaaaggcctactttcccgcaccgaattaacagtgctgtaatggttcattacagtactgatttgcgttgcgtaatgaaccattacagcactgttttcagttttggtcaacttcttgatgctttctgggcgcagttttgaaaaattgtgacaactgcacagtataacctattatgatcagattttcttaaacattggctatgaacattaGTGTGCTGGTTGATGAAAAAGTATTGTTGataactatcctcaagggtaatttatgaaattgcaaaaaacgttatacgcaactcggtgcagaactcgattttacgatgtacgactcgtgctgtaaaaatcgtcattctgcaacttgttgcgtaaactactatttcaggaTTGTTTCTCCTTGTTGTAATACACCTAATGATCTTTTTCTGAGAACATTTCAGATTTATAGATAGGTAGATAAGATAGcattcgtcatttttttttttgacttggtTTGTGATGCTGACAGTGTTAggatttcgaactacttgggcacccgcaccaattctcggcatctcacaacaaaacaaatcaaaatatcacttgtcgCATATTTTCTAAACGCATTTTTGTaagtaatcatctcccgcaacaatTCCGCAATGGGATTTGCAGTCAATGAACTACACATTCACTCTGATGCCGCCCAAAGCCTTAAAATGCTATTAGGTACACGCAGACGAGTGaccttcgtcagcacaaagatgggtttgattttgctggaagttcggcactggggtgccgggaattggcgctggattatgggaggtatgcacttcaaacggaatcgctcaagtaattttctttcagtgcattatttttccgtgaccggaatggtcaagaaatttaacacagcaagcccaatttgatttgacgtttcgtttcagcaccgtactaggatccggaataaagcgacgctttattatttcttgagcgattccttgcctgaattttccacgcatcgagataggccaagaaatttcttgcgatcagcgtactacccattaggACGAAATCCGCGCCAAACGCAAAAACCGCAAATTTCACGCaagttgtaacagccctgcatatTGGGTAAGAGGCGTTAGCGTAACACTATACTTCGTAGATTAAATACTAGCATCATTTAATACCCCTTTTGAGTAATCTAAAACAGATACCTTAAAAGTATAGATGTCAATATTCCCGACCACGCCCTTCTTGACGCGTGGGATAGGGAAGATGTTGATGTAGTACTTACTTAACGAAAGATCTTCGACTTAGCGCCACTCTCCAAAGTACTATGGAGTGGGAAATTCGTAGAGGCGTTTAAGTATCCGCTTTAAAAGCTTACGTTATACCCAGAACATTCATTGTTTAATTGGTGGAAGTTTAATAAGATTAAATTTTTGAAAGTTGTCAATCAAAagaggagaaattttcaaaatttggcgtAAAACAtaaaatggatgccccctaagagTCCATACACAGCTGTATATCGAAGCAGATCGGAGAAAGAAGCTGCATGATGACGTAGGTACATAATATGTAATTTGTAGATTCAAAACAGTAATCTGTTAAATATTACAGAGAACACTCAACAACGAACTTACCTCTTAGTCCACAGGCGAGCAATCCGATCATGCTCTTCCCGATTCTGCAGATATTGTGTGGCAATACTTCCTACCAGTGGATCAGCTGTAATAATGAAATGGAAACAATTACATACTGTATTCTGGGCATCTACCGATATGTGCCAGCTTACCTGGATTGCAGTCTGTTAGTAGAGAACAAATGGAAAGCAGCACTTTCGAGATGGTAAGCGCCGGAGACCAGTTATCCTTGAGGATGTCGAGGCAGATCACACCTTGACTGTTGATATTGCAATGATATATCCTCGTTCTGAATGTGACCTGTTTGAAGCAGAACAAAATGAGAAACAATTTTATAAATGCGATTCCTCCTTCGAATAGCGATAAGTTTCTAGACGCGAACCTTTGGCGGTTTGAACGGATATTCTGGTGAGAAGTGAATATCCAGGAAGAACACCCCTCCCTCGTAGACGGATCCGGGTGGACCCAGAATGGTGGAAACCCATTCGTACAAGTTGTCTCCCTTCGGGCCGGCGCTGCAGTTCGGTGGCGGGTCCAGTGTGATTTCCGCCAGCTCCTTCTGGATACGCTTGGCCGAGGTGCCCAGTGCCTTGGAAATCTTCGGGTTGGACTTGGTTTCCTTCGTCTCAGGCTTGGGCACAGCCGGCGCTTCGGGAGTGGAGTTGCCGCTTCCGTTGCCGTTGCGACGTCCACCGCCTGATCCagcgctgctgctgccaccgccaGCACCAGCCGCACTGCTACCTCCGGCACTTCCAGCTGAACCACCGCTACCCGTAGCCGCTGCTCCGGTAGTGCTACTCGATCCGGCACTGGTCGACATGTTGGCCCTCAAGCTGCAAAATTGCACTCAACCTCCGAGCTGCAACGGAATAAACAGGAGTGGGGGGGACATCGTCAGTATAAGATGGGGTTCCAAGACACGAAAATGCGAGTATGTTTTTCACCCCAATCACATTGGTAGATATTTTTACGAACATTGAACCTTATGATTTTGATCCAtgatatttattttttgtttgagaATAAAGATTTTGTGTTCAATGTTTAGCCTTTTCAAATTTTTATAAGGTTATTTATACAATCAAGAATATCCTAGAATCTTCAGGAACCTTAC contains the following coding sequences:
- the LOC109429704 gene encoding ubiquitin-conjugating enzyme E2 E1 encodes the protein MSTSAGSSSTTGAAATGSGGSAGSAGGSSAAGAGGGSSSAGSGGGRRNGNGSGNSTPEAPAVPKPETKETKSNPKISKALGTSAKRIQKELAEITLDPPPNCSAGPKGDNLYEWVSTILGPPGSVYEGGVFFLDIHFSPEYPFKPPKVTFRTRIYHCNINSQGVICLDILKDNWSPALTISKVLLSICSLLTDCNPADPLVGSIATQYLQNREEHDRIARLWTKRYAT